DNA sequence from the Methanococcus maripaludis genome:
AAGGAATATGTTTTTAATATTAATTTGATTTTTATACAACAGTATACCTGTTGTAAGTCCGATTAAAACATTTACTACTGAAAAAAGAAAGTTTTCTTCAGATAGTAAACATCCGGTTATCAAATTCGTAATAAGTCCTACAAGGGCCCCGATATGAGGGCCCAAAATTATTGCACTAAATATCGTTCCAATACTATCAAGATAAAGCGGAAATAAATATATGCTTTCTAGATACGTACCAAAAACATTTAGTCCGATACTAAACATTAGTATCCCTGAAAATAACATTCCGTATTTCAAAAAAATTCCTCCCCCAAATGAATGTTAATCATATCTGAGAAAGTAATATATAAATGTTAATAGTGGGTTAAAATCGTCTGATTTTGTAATCACTTTTTAACGGGACATATTTCTTCGCAGTCTTTACAGAAAATACATGAATTTAGATCTACTTTAATAATTTTGGACTTTAATGAATCTTTTGGGGATTTTAATGCATTAAGGGGGCAGAATTCAACACACTTAAGGCATAAATTACATTTTGAATTTATTGAAATTTTGCCATCTTCAAAAGAAATTGCTTTTTGAGGGCATTTTTGAATACACAGTTTACAGTTATTGCACTCATTGGTAACTTCAGGAACATTTAAAACAGGTATTTCGTTTTTTAAAATTGGAATTGTGCAAAATATTGAACATACTCCGCATTTTATGCATTTTTCAGAATCAACTGAAAATCGATTTTTTTCAATTGCATCAACAGGACATACATTCAAACACGCACCGCAGTGTTCACAGATTATATCTCGAAATTTAAAAACAGATATCGCATTTGTTGGACATACATCAACGCATAAACCGCAGCATATGCAATCTTCAAGTTCTGGATTTGTGGTTTCTCCAATAATTTCAGGATTTTTGTATGATCTGAACAGGTTGAAAAAAATATTTTTTAAAAATTTTCCTTTTGAAAAAATTTTGTTAAACTCTTCGCCTTCGTGAGACATGTTTTCACAATAAATCCAAATATATCGATTATAATAATTATTATTAAAAAAGCGCTCTGGCCGGGATTTGAACCCGAGTCACAGGAGTGACAGTCCTGTATGATAGGCCGAGCTACACCACCAGAGCATGTGAAAGTAAATTTTGAGCGGGCCCGAAGGGATTCGAACCCTCGACCGCCTGATTAAAAGTCAGGCGCTCTACCAGACTAAGCTACGGGCCCAGATTGCGTTTTGTATTGAAAATAGAAATAAGGCGCTCTGGCCGGGATTTGAACCCGAGTCACAGGAGTGACAGTCCTGTATGATAGGCCGAGCTACACCACCAGAGCATGTGAAATAAAAAGTGACTAACAGCGTCACATTGTTCCCACCAGATGGCAGTACTTAATGAATCGCAGGAGGGCTTAATTTCCGAGATCGGGATGGGATCGGATGTAACTCCTCCGCTATGACCGTTATGTCAGACCCTTCAGAGTTATTAACTCTGATAAATTTTTGAGCGGGCCCGAAGGGATTCGAACCCTCGACCGCCTGATTAAAAGTCAGGCGCTCTACCAGACTAAGCTACGGGCCCCGAAATAATATATGAGTCCCGCGAGCCGGATTTGAACCAGCGACATGCGGATCTACAGTCCGCCGTTCTACCAGTCTGAACTATCGCGGGAATATAAGTGGTGGGCCTGCCCAGATTCGAACTGGGGTTTCAGGATCCCAAATCCCAAAGGATGACCAGGCTACCCCACAGGCCCATTTGACAATTATTATTTGAACTTACCTATTTATAAAGGTAACTCAAGCCCCGGGGGGGATTCGAACCCCCGACCACCTGATTACAAGTCAGGCGCTCTACCAGGCTGAGCCACCGAGGCAATTTGTTCGCATACTCAATAATAGTATCATTATATATAAAGCTTTCGGTAGTTCTTTTTGGTAAATTATTTTTCAAATAATTATCGTGTTTTATGTTTTAAAAAGGTAGTATAAAAATTCAATTTAAAATAAAAATTGAGGTAAGTTTAAACAAAATTAAATTCCTCTTTTTGCAAGAAGCTTTTCTTCTGGAATTTCATCAATATTAATTCCGACCATTGCTTCTCCTAAGTTTTTGCTTACTTCCCCGATTACGTCTGCTTTATCGAAGTTGTAGGTTGCTTCAACAATTGCTTTTGCTCTTGTTGCAGGGTTTCCTGATTTAAAGATTCCTGAGCCTACAAATACCCCGTCAC
Encoded proteins:
- a CDS encoding ECF transporter S component translates to MKYGMLFSGILMFSIGLNVFGTYLESIYLFPLYLDSIGTIFSAIILGPHIGALVGLITNLITGCLLSEENFLFSVVNVLIGLTTGILLYKNQINIKNIFLAAIVVSIVSSIMGNLLSIYFFGGITEGGVGHITQTLTAFGESIPTAAFAAGLYTNFADKIISFISAFFMIYVLQDKLSIYNLKLGN
- a CDS encoding 4Fe-4S binding protein; protein product: MSHEGEEFNKIFSKGKFLKNIFFNLFRSYKNPEIIGETTNPELEDCICCGLCVDVCPTNAISVFKFRDIICEHCGACLNVCPVDAIEKNRFSVDSEKCIKCGVCSIFCTIPILKNEIPVLNVPEVTNECNNCKLCIQKCPQKAISFEDGKISINSKCNLCLKCVEFCPLNALKSPKDSLKSKIIKVDLNSCIFCKDCEEICPVKK